One Nostoc punctiforme PCC 73102 DNA window includes the following coding sequences:
- a CDS encoding glycosyltransferase family 2 protein has translation MSSNQPRLSIGLPVYNGEKFIKEAIDSLLAQTFEDFELIISDNASTDKTEEICRAYAEKDQRICYYRNDKNIGCARNFNRVFKLSSGEYFKWAAYDDLHAPDFIKKCVEVLDQDPSIILCHSQTYFIDEQGNFLQNYDIKLKADALKPHERFHELLTKHLCYQCYGVIRASALRMIPPMGGYGNADGILLLRLGILGRFYEIPEYLFCARSHPQQSMSMYFPNYLLFANNTKKTSLSMLPDFYAYAVWFDSAKKGQILLPHWRIIWEYLLSIWRSPLSFNERLCCYRSLHQQLKGAEYLLLKDLLRVLQVLWKGRQPAAIGKHQVIH, from the coding sequence ATGAGTAGCAATCAGCCACGATTGAGCATCGGATTACCTGTATACAATGGCGAAAAATTTATCAAAGAAGCCATAGATTCACTCTTGGCTCAGACTTTTGAAGATTTTGAGCTAATTATTTCAGATAATGCATCTACAGATAAAACTGAGGAAATTTGTAGAGCTTATGCCGAGAAAGACCAACGTATCTGTTACTACCGCAATGACAAGAATATCGGTTGCGCTCGTAACTTCAATCGCGTCTTTAAATTGTCTTCGGGTGAGTACTTTAAATGGGCCGCTTATGACGATCTACATGCTCCAGATTTTATCAAGAAGTGTGTTGAGGTACTTGACCAAGACCCTAGCATAATCTTGTGTCACTCCCAAACATATTTCATTGATGAACAGGGAAATTTCCTCCAAAACTACGATATCAAACTCAAGGCAGATGCCCTAAAACCACACGAGCGTTTTCATGAATTGCTGACCAAGCATTTATGTTATCAATGTTACGGTGTAATTCGTGCCAGTGCCCTGAGAATGATACCGCCTATGGGTGGTTACGGTAATGCAGATGGAATTCTCTTGTTAAGACTTGGTATTCTTGGCAGGTTTTATGAAATCCCTGAATACCTATTTTGTGCCAGAAGCCATCCGCAACAATCAATGAGTATGTATTTCCCTAATTATTTGTTGTTTGCTAACAACACTAAAAAAACCTCATTGAGTATGCTACCTGATTTCTATGCTTATGCAGTGTGGTTTGATTCAGCAAAGAAAGGACAAATTTTATTGCCACATTGGAGAATAATTTGGGAGTATCTACTCTCTATATGGCGTAGTCCCCTGAGTTTTAATGAGCGACTTTGTTGTTATAGAAGCCTACATCAGCAGTTAAAAGGGGCAGAATATCTTTTGCTGAAAGATTTACTAAGAGTGCTGCAAGTGCTTTGGAAAGGCCGGCAACCAGCAGCAATTGGAAAACATCAAGTCATACATTGA
- a CDS encoding DUF2141 domain-containing protein, whose amino-acid sequence MLKRFHLSHVLLATLVSLSFGKTVNAEPTATLSVVVNGIQHKKGEICFRVYASEKGFPMSNSSGSQSGCAKITGNSVRKDFSGLKPGTYAVAVVDDQNGDYKLNKDFFGIPTEGFGISKNPTVSIQTGTPKFRDASFVVNKNTTVNIIMKYSLDS is encoded by the coding sequence ATGCTGAAACGATTTCATTTGTCTCATGTTTTACTTGCTACTTTAGTGAGCCTCAGCTTTGGTAAAACAGTGAATGCAGAACCAACTGCAACACTTAGTGTTGTGGTAAATGGCATACAACACAAAAAAGGTGAGATTTGCTTTAGAGTTTACGCAAGTGAAAAAGGATTTCCGATGAGTAATTCTAGTGGATCTCAAAGTGGCTGCGCTAAGATTACTGGCAATTCTGTTAGAAAAGATTTCTCCGGTTTGAAGCCTGGAACTTATGCTGTCGCCGTTGTTGACGATCAAAATGGCGATTATAAACTCAATAAAGACTTTTTTGGTATTCCCACAGAAGGTTTTGGAATTTCCAAAAACCCAACTGTGTCAATACAAACAGGTACACCAAAATTTCGTGATGCCAGTTTTGTTGTAAATAAAAATACAACAGTCAACATTATCATGAAGTATTCGCTGGATTCATAA
- a CDS encoding glycosyltransferase gives MEDLAIFLSKSLMGWLVIQVCLTLVFIWYLRSSKKNLLPDDQLPKTAVILCLRGADPFLPRCLRSLLNQNYPQYDLKLIVDSHEDPAWKIASESITEQEATNVQISPLRIVRNNCSLKCSSLVQAVRELDDSYKVVALVDADTIVHVNWLRELVSPLGDAKIGATTGNRWYVPTGRYWGSLVRYIGNVSTVVQMFIFQIPWGGSLAVKTEVLRQTELLDKWGQALGEDFMMHDILKKHGLQVKFVPSLLIVNREETDLSNLIDYLKRLILYSRLYHPRWLALVSEAVSSILFPTALIILVLESFLQAKWEAAVVLLGCYSVYTVGLLLIMLVLELEIQRVVRSNDQAMSIDKPLHVYAKLSGATIIKMLIGIPLTQWVYGLAMLSSIWISTVTWRGVSYRVQGPWNVRLVEYRPYQWLDQPIDSKVSL, from the coding sequence ATGGAAGATTTGGCAATATTTCTGTCTAAGTCTTTGATGGGTTGGCTGGTTATTCAGGTGTGTTTAACGCTTGTTTTTATATGGTATCTGCGCTCATCTAAAAAAAACTTATTACCAGATGATCAGTTACCCAAAACAGCAGTGATTCTTTGCTTACGCGGAGCCGATCCGTTTTTGCCTAGATGTTTGCGATCGCTCCTGAACCAAAACTATCCACAGTATGATTTAAAATTGATCGTTGATAGTCACGAAGACCCCGCTTGGAAAATTGCCAGTGAAAGCATCACAGAGCAAGAAGCGACCAACGTTCAAATTAGCCCTTTGAGAATAGTACGCAACAATTGTAGTCTCAAATGTAGTTCCTTAGTCCAAGCTGTCCGTGAGTTGGATGATTCCTACAAGGTGGTTGCCTTAGTAGATGCTGACACCATAGTCCATGTCAATTGGCTGCGAGAATTAGTCAGTCCTTTAGGTGATGCCAAAATAGGGGCGACAACAGGTAATCGTTGGTATGTACCTACAGGTAGGTATTGGGGATCTTTAGTGCGGTACATCGGTAATGTATCCACAGTTGTGCAAATGTTTATCTTCCAGATTCCTTGGGGTGGGAGTTTGGCTGTGAAAACAGAAGTACTTCGCCAAACAGAACTGCTAGATAAGTGGGGACAAGCTTTAGGCGAAGATTTTATGATGCACGACATTCTCAAAAAACATGGGTTGCAGGTAAAGTTTGTGCCTTCGCTACTAATTGTCAATCGTGAAGAGACTGATTTATCCAACTTAATCGACTATCTTAAGCGCCTGATACTTTATTCCCGACTGTATCACCCACGTTGGTTAGCTTTAGTTAGTGAAGCTGTTTCTAGCATTTTGTTTCCTACTGCACTGATCATCTTAGTTCTAGAGTCCTTCTTACAGGCAAAATGGGAAGCTGCGGTTGTCTTATTAGGCTGCTACAGTGTCTATACTGTCGGACTACTTTTGATAATGCTCGTGTTGGAATTAGAAATACAGCGAGTGGTTCGCTCTAATGACCAGGCGATGTCTATCGACAAGCCGTTGCACGTCTACGCAAAATTATCGGGTGCTACAATCATTAAAATGTTGATTGGGATTCCGCTAACACAGTGGGTTTATGGGCTAGCGATGCTATCATCCATTTGGATCTCAACAGTCACCTGGCGCGGTGTCTCTTATCGGGTTCAAGGGCCTTGGAATGTCCGGCTAGTGGAATATCGCCCTTATCAATGGTTAGATCAGCCCATTGATAGCAAGGTTTCTCTTTGA
- a CDS encoding glycosyltransferase, producing the protein MTKQKLRIALFTGLYAPFLTGVSVAVHQRVRWLLEQGHEVFLVHPQISDRYPKNVGDRPMPGLDEIESFPNFSAYAFPTEPLLFYKSLPQPLNYRHWSDTKLLDKFKPDIILVEEAAQMRGLYSFFLQGYGRPIGVEYAKRTGTPIISLFHTDIVAYIKYYFGDKFFNLVRPIIPTLVKQFSESYDFNYFSSKEQLTKYEELKCQRAEYVPYQGIDCEKFHPRNICYNPIPNDNRPTLLFVGRITPEKNVNQLLDIFPVIAAKIPDVHLVIVGSGPMDEEIRERAKKFGSGITIWGESHGTELLGWFARADIFVNPSVTENFCTTNNEALASGTPLVAVVAPSTSEQVFPGRNGFLAQPNNPTDFAQKVITILENPDLKADMTRHARPSILEFDWSACMQKLEDKLYQIVEGSQKVKVGTGSIRR; encoded by the coding sequence ATGACTAAGCAAAAACTTCGCATTGCACTATTTACAGGATTGTATGCTCCTTTCTTGACTGGTGTTTCCGTCGCAGTTCACCAACGAGTCCGTTGGTTGCTAGAGCAAGGACATGAGGTTTTTTTAGTTCATCCGCAAATCAGCGATCGCTACCCCAAAAATGTTGGCGATCGCCCCATGCCAGGTTTGGATGAAATTGAGTCTTTTCCCAATTTCTCTGCTTACGCATTTCCCACAGAACCCCTATTATTCTATAAGTCTCTTCCTCAACCGTTAAATTATCGGCATTGGAGTGATACCAAGTTGCTGGATAAATTTAAGCCTGATATTATCTTGGTTGAAGAAGCCGCGCAAATGAGAGGTTTATACTCATTTTTCTTGCAAGGTTATGGTCGTCCAATTGGTGTCGAATACGCAAAAAGAACAGGCACACCAATAATCTCACTTTTCCATACTGATATCGTTGCGTATATCAAGTATTATTTTGGAGATAAATTCTTTAACTTAGTTCGTCCGATCATTCCTACTTTAGTCAAGCAATTTAGTGAGTCTTATGACTTCAATTACTTTTCTTCTAAAGAACAACTCACTAAATACGAAGAATTGAAATGCCAACGCGCTGAATATGTCCCTTATCAAGGCATCGATTGCGAAAAATTTCATCCGCGCAATATTTGTTACAATCCCATTCCTAACGATAACCGACCAACTCTTTTGTTTGTCGGACGCATTACCCCGGAAAAGAATGTCAACCAACTACTTGATATCTTTCCAGTCATAGCTGCCAAAATTCCTGATGTTCATCTGGTGATTGTTGGTAGTGGCCCGATGGATGAAGAGATTCGTGAGCGTGCTAAAAAGTTTGGATCGGGTATTACTATATGGGGCGAATCCCACGGTACAGAACTTTTAGGCTGGTTTGCTAGAGCAGATATTTTTGTCAATCCCTCTGTCACTGAAAACTTTTGCACTACAAATAACGAAGCCCTAGCATCTGGAACCCCTTTAGTTGCCGTTGTTGCACCCTCAACTTCAGAACAGGTGTTTCCTGGTCGTAATGGTTTTCTTGCCCAACCTAACAACCCCACAGACTTCGCTCAAAAGGTGATTACGATTCTAGAAAATCCCGATTTGAAGGCAGATATGACTCGGCACGCTCGCCCTTCCATACTTGAATTTGATTGGTCGGCATGTATGCAAAAACTTGAAGACAAACTTTACCAAATCGTCGAAGGATCTCAGAAGGTGAAGGTAGGTACAGGCAGTATAAGACGATAA
- the hisA gene encoding 1-(5-phosphoribosyl)-5-[(5-phosphoribosylamino)methylideneamino]imidazole-4-carboxamide isomerase encodes MDVIPAIDLLEGRCVRLYQGDYDRSQVFSENPVDVAKQWVDQGANRLHIVDLDGAKAGKVVNLGAIEAIAHAVSVPIEIGGGLRDRTSVQQLFNLGIQWAILGTIAVEQPQLVQELCAEFPGQIIIGIDARNGRVATRGWLETSEVLATQLAVQMQELGAAAIIYTDIHRDGTLIGPNLEALRELAAVISIPIIASGGVSSLTDLLSLLALEPQGVTGVIVGRALYTGDILLKEALRAIGPGRIQDIPPNLGFSSFA; translated from the coding sequence ATGGATGTAATTCCAGCGATAGATTTACTAGAAGGTCGATGTGTGCGACTGTATCAGGGAGACTACGATCGCTCGCAAGTGTTTAGCGAAAATCCCGTTGATGTTGCCAAACAGTGGGTCGATCAGGGTGCTAATAGACTGCACATAGTTGATTTAGATGGTGCCAAAGCAGGTAAAGTAGTAAACCTGGGGGCAATTGAAGCGATCGCTCACGCGGTGTCAGTACCCATTGAAATTGGTGGAGGATTGCGCGATCGCACCAGCGTGCAACAATTATTCAATCTAGGCATACAGTGGGCAATTCTCGGAACTATCGCCGTCGAACAACCCCAGCTAGTACAAGAACTGTGTGCAGAATTTCCTGGACAGATTATTATTGGCATTGATGCCCGTAACGGTCGAGTCGCAACTCGTGGTTGGTTAGAAACCTCAGAAGTTTTAGCAACCCAACTGGCTGTACAGATGCAAGAATTGGGTGCAGCCGCCATCATTTACACAGATATTCACCGAGATGGTACTCTCATCGGCCCAAATTTAGAAGCTTTGCGAGAACTTGCGGCGGTAATTTCCATCCCGATAATTGCCTCTGGCGGTGTAAGTTCTCTCACCGATTTGTTGAGTTTGTTGGCGTTAGAACCTCAAGGCGTGACTGGCGTAATTGTCGGACGTGCTTTGTATACTGGGGATATTTTACTCAAAGAAGCATTACGAGCGATCGGCCCTGGGCGGATTCAGGATATTCCACCCAATCTAGGTTTTTCTAGTTTTGCTTGA
- a CDS encoding DUF3593 domain-containing protein has protein sequence MISKETLFALSLFPYLGFLWFISRSPQMPRLALYGFYGTLVFVAITIPAGIYAQLHYGESLANVDWLHGGAEVFLTLSNILLVLGFGHAVRQLQIKNQK, from the coding sequence ATGATTTCTAAAGAAACCCTGTTTGCACTTTCACTGTTTCCCTATTTGGGTTTCTTGTGGTTTATCAGCCGGAGTCCGCAAATGCCGCGTTTAGCGCTGTATGGATTTTACGGTACTCTCGTTTTTGTGGCTATCACCATCCCAGCCGGAATTTACGCCCAATTGCATTATGGCGAGTCTTTGGCCAATGTAGATTGGTTGCATGGTGGTGCAGAAGTATTTTTGACTCTTTCTAACATCTTGCTTGTGCTAGGTTTTGGGCACGCTGTCAGGCAATTACAAATCAAAAATCAAAAATAG
- a CDS encoding DUF2499 domain-containing protein produces MHTLSIPTWIIHISSVIEWIVAIWLIWTYGELTNNRNWWGLSLAMLPALVSAMCACTWHYFDNAESLEWLVTLQATMTLVGNFTLWAAAFLIWRSTKSSNTVEPEPIKLEQ; encoded by the coding sequence ATGCACACCCTATCGATTCCCACCTGGATTATTCATATTTCTAGCGTTATAGAGTGGATTGTTGCCATTTGGTTAATCTGGACTTACGGCGAACTCACTAATAACCGCAATTGGTGGGGATTGTCCCTTGCTATGTTACCAGCTTTAGTTAGCGCTATGTGTGCTTGTACCTGGCATTATTTCGACAACGCCGAATCTCTGGAATGGCTGGTAACACTTCAAGCTACCATGACCTTAGTTGGTAATTTTACGCTTTGGGCAGCAGCGTTTTTGATTTGGCGTTCTACCAAATCTTCTAACACTGTTGAACCAGAACCTATCAAATTAGAGCAATGA
- the csaB gene encoding polysaccharide pyruvyl transferase CsaB — protein MRALLSGYYGKGNGGDEALLATLLQMLPSHVTPVVLSGNPEETRDRYNVETYDRMAPLAVLQALRSSDALIWGGGSIIQDVTSTISPFYYGGMMALAQKMGLKTVAWAQGIGPLVRPQTRWLARQTFGNCTKVSVRDRASAALLSDWQIPCIIAPDPVWALESKPVPGLWDLPAPRVAVTLRSHPQLTETRLANLTRALVDFQKATQAFILLLPFQKSEDLSIAEAIQPHLKDVSQILCLEDPQLLKGVFRGVEMAIGMRLHSLIMAAAEGCRCFALSYDPKVNRLMEDLEMPGWDLASLPNDPNLISLTWMEHYANGDPLSPDQIQSLVDRALIHRELLSQAFI, from the coding sequence ATGCGGGCGTTATTGTCTGGATATTACGGTAAAGGTAATGGTGGTGACGAGGCTTTGTTAGCAACGCTCTTGCAAATGTTACCATCTCACGTAACCCCTGTGGTACTTTCGGGAAATCCAGAGGAAACGCGCGATCGCTACAATGTAGAAACTTACGATCGCATGGCTCCCTTAGCTGTACTGCAAGCTTTACGCTCAAGTGATGCCTTGATTTGGGGCGGCGGGAGTATTATTCAAGATGTTACCAGCACTATCAGCCCCTTTTATTATGGGGGAATGATGGCATTGGCGCAGAAAATGGGTTTGAAAACTGTTGCTTGGGCGCAGGGTATTGGCCCGTTGGTGCGTCCGCAAACCCGTTGGTTAGCGCGGCAAACCTTTGGTAATTGTACCAAAGTTAGTGTCCGTGATCGCGCCAGCGCTGCTTTATTATCTGATTGGCAAATTCCTTGTATTATAGCTCCTGACCCGGTTTGGGCGTTGGAATCGAAACCAGTACCGGGACTTTGGGATTTACCTGCGCCGAGAGTTGCGGTAACGTTGCGATCGCATCCCCAACTTACAGAAACACGCCTAGCAAATTTAACTCGTGCTTTGGTGGATTTTCAAAAAGCTACGCAGGCTTTCATTTTATTACTGCCATTTCAAAAAAGTGAAGATTTAAGTATTGCCGAAGCTATTCAACCCCACCTTAAAGATGTCAGCCAGATTTTATGTCTGGAAGATCCACAACTTTTGAAAGGTGTGTTTCGCGGCGTGGAGATGGCAATTGGGATGCGACTACACAGCTTGATTATGGCTGCGGCTGAAGGTTGTCGCTGCTTTGCTCTTAGTTATGACCCCAAGGTAAATCGTCTTATGGAAGACTTAGAAATGCCTGGGTGGGATTTGGCGAGTTTACCCAATGACCCCAATTTGATTAGTCTAACTTGGATGGAGCATTATGCTAATGGCGATCCTTTATCACCAGACCAAATACAATCTTTAGTAGATAGGGCATTAATCCACCGCGAGTTATTGAGCCAAGCTTTTATTTGA
- a CDS encoding glycosyltransferase family 87 protein has protein sequence MINFGFWNLIIVIVVALVLKNNWRLDDDEKAAWKNSLFLKSSAIQRLMQFLRQPIVNFIIQAVVVLVVTRFLCYTGWLVYFLNQPNPPLWDFKWFYVASKLAHQHLSPFNVEVFNQSFCSLTKTCGFIPPFVYPPNIIPLIWFLGYFSINTAFTIWIVMHILAIGLALWGVNILLESKSPAFRTICTISAALIYGLVRDLQVGNLAIFVAVLILWMFILARKYQDIPAGLCLGIAVCKPTLAALFILYFLLKRRFSLVFVSVITGTSLVFLGLALTGNSVTQYLPDTARGFALWLNDPSNSPYLSITRLDLMVVGPRLLPNNPLFAKLLSDFIVLILVSFVGWYWYLQQSLTAWSKEIYLAEIVLVSCLSIAINYSQQTSTVMLIPAVVFLLNDFLYQIRYYKFSMSRMSVWLAGVCFLAVQTAVIHGWLIGSLANRWDVKAGKLPYFLKVTIFALPSYAILGITLSILVLAISSLRQKQLLKFEP, from the coding sequence ATGATAAACTTTGGTTTTTGGAACCTAATTATAGTAATTGTAGTTGCATTGGTTCTCAAAAATAATTGGCGGCTAGATGATGATGAAAAGGCAGCCTGGAAAAATTCTTTATTCTTAAAATCTTCTGCTATCCAACGGTTGATGCAATTTTTGCGTCAACCAATTGTTAACTTTATCATCCAAGCAGTTGTTGTATTAGTCGTTACAAGATTTCTCTGTTATACAGGTTGGCTAGTTTATTTCCTAAATCAGCCAAATCCACCTTTATGGGATTTTAAATGGTTTTATGTGGCGAGTAAATTGGCTCATCAGCATTTGAGTCCTTTTAATGTCGAGGTTTTTAACCAAAGTTTCTGTAGCCTAACTAAAACGTGTGGATTTATTCCACCATTTGTCTATCCACCTAATATTATTCCTCTTATCTGGTTTCTCGGTTATTTTTCGATCAATACTGCATTTACAATATGGATTGTGATGCATATATTAGCAATCGGTTTAGCCTTATGGGGAGTGAATATCCTCCTAGAATCGAAGTCGCCAGCTTTTAGAACTATTTGCACAATTTCGGCTGCTTTAATTTATGGTTTAGTTCGCGATCTTCAAGTTGGTAATCTTGCCATTTTCGTTGCGGTTCTCATTTTATGGATGTTTATCTTGGCTAGAAAATATCAGGATATTCCAGCAGGACTTTGCTTGGGTATTGCCGTTTGTAAACCAACATTAGCTGCATTATTCATTCTATATTTTCTATTAAAAAGACGTTTTTCTCTAGTTTTTGTATCTGTTATCACAGGAACTTCTCTAGTATTTTTAGGTCTAGCCTTGACGGGCAATTCTGTGACACAATACCTACCAGATACGGCTCGTGGATTTGCACTTTGGCTTAACGATCCATCAAATAGTCCCTATCTTTCGATTACTCGCCTAGATTTGATGGTAGTGGGTCCAAGATTATTACCCAATAATCCATTATTTGCCAAGTTATTGTCAGACTTTATTGTCCTGATACTTGTTAGTTTCGTGGGTTGGTATTGGTATCTACAACAATCTCTTACAGCCTGGTCAAAAGAAATATACTTAGCAGAAATAGTACTAGTTTCTTGCTTGAGTATTGCCATTAATTATTCACAGCAAACTAGTACTGTGATGTTAATACCTGCGGTTGTTTTTTTGCTCAATGATTTTCTATATCAAATCAGGTATTATAAATTCTCTATGAGCAGAATGTCTGTTTGGTTAGCAGGGGTTTGCTTTCTAGCAGTGCAAACAGCAGTTATTCATGGCTGGCTCATCGGCTCTCTAGCAAATCGCTGGGACGTGAAAGCAGGGAAATTACCCTACTTTTTGAAAGTAACTATCTTCGCGCTACCGAGTTATGCAATTCTAGGAATCACCCTGAGTATTTTAGTCTTAGCAATTAGTTCACTGCGTCAAAAACAGCTTTTAAAATTTGAACCTTAA
- the pgeF gene encoding peptidoglycan editing factor PgeF: protein MHTWHWRNWEGLPYLTCSILEHWHHGFFTQQFWPRSPQVITEVLQPEASVYRLKQVHGNTVLTPQEVESFLSTAEDDLASADGLMSEQPLQAVWVASADCTPVLIGDVKTGRVAALHAGWRGTAKKIVPLAIARLQSQGSKLDDLRIAMGPAIAGEVYQVSIEVAAEIGASIISHNDEEKILTALHELPNSPLLEDPDPGKVRLDVRRVNTLQLENMGISAEQIAIAPYCTFQTPEHFFSYRREKEKKVQWSGIVSAKR, encoded by the coding sequence ATGCACACTTGGCACTGGCGCAATTGGGAAGGACTGCCTTATCTAACTTGTAGTATTCTGGAACATTGGCATCACGGCTTCTTTACCCAGCAGTTTTGGCCGCGATCGCCACAAGTTATCACAGAAGTATTGCAACCAGAGGCATCAGTCTATCGCTTAAAGCAGGTTCATGGCAATACTGTTCTCACCCCCCAAGAAGTTGAAAGCTTTTTAAGCACTGCTGAGGATGATTTAGCATCGGCGGATGGTTTAATGAGCGAGCAGCCTCTCCAAGCCGTTTGGGTAGCTAGTGCAGATTGTACACCCGTGCTAATTGGGGATGTGAAAACTGGACGGGTGGCAGCATTACACGCGGGTTGGCGAGGGACTGCCAAGAAAATTGTGCCCCTAGCGATCGCTCGGCTACAATCTCAAGGCAGCAAACTTGATGATTTACGCATTGCAATGGGCCCGGCGATCGCTGGTGAGGTTTACCAAGTCTCCATCGAAGTGGCTGCTGAAATTGGGGCTAGCATTATATCACATAATGACGAAGAAAAAATTTTAACTGCATTGCATGAACTACCAAATTCACCTTTACTAGAAGATCCTGATCCAGGAAAGGTAAGGCTAGATGTGCGGCGAGTGAATACCTTACAACTGGAAAATATGGGGATTAGTGCAGAACAAATTGCGATCGCACCTTATTGTACTTTCCAAACTCCAGAGCATTTCTTTTCTTACCGCCGAGAGAAAGAGAAAAAAGTTCAATGGTCAGGGATTGTCAGTGCTAAAAGGTAA
- a CDS encoding biotin--[acetyl-CoA-carboxylase] ligase: protein MGFNLQNLESALKAGRKYTYLPFSPHFFESVSSTNQTLWNLLHQGAISGTVVIATQQSAGRGQWGREWISPIGGLYVSVAISFDRKIEATDSYQLTFATAWGIASQLRQCGIDVGIKWPNDLVLNSRKLGGILTETKVNKGQITQAVIGVGINWTNPVPDTGINLESWQASQDFRPISSLEILTSKVLLGIESGMECLQQEGVSILLSRYLDLLTNMGDRVYVNNLLGTVVGVTPQGNLRVDLETHDTKELITPEIYIQPGTISLGYHKSSV, encoded by the coding sequence GTGGGATTTAATCTGCAAAACTTGGAATCAGCCTTGAAAGCAGGGCGTAAGTATACATATTTACCCTTTTCCCCCCACTTTTTTGAAAGTGTCTCCTCAACAAACCAAACCCTCTGGAACTTACTACACCAAGGGGCTATTTCAGGAACAGTAGTCATCGCCACTCAGCAATCTGCTGGGCGGGGACAATGGGGACGCGAGTGGATTTCTCCAATTGGGGGATTATATGTTTCCGTGGCGATTTCTTTCGATCGCAAAATAGAAGCTACTGACAGCTACCAGCTAACTTTCGCAACTGCTTGGGGAATTGCGTCTCAATTGCGCCAATGTGGTATAGATGTTGGGATAAAATGGCCCAATGATTTAGTTTTAAATAGTCGCAAACTAGGCGGCATTTTGACAGAAACCAAAGTAAACAAAGGACAAATCACCCAAGCAGTAATTGGTGTTGGTATTAACTGGACAAATCCAGTACCAGACACTGGAATCAATCTGGAATCGTGGCAAGCTTCCCAAGATTTCAGACCAATTTCTAGTCTGGAAATACTCACCTCTAAAGTCTTACTGGGAATAGAATCCGGTATGGAGTGCCTTCAACAAGAAGGAGTAAGCATACTCTTGTCTCGCTATCTAGACTTGCTTACAAACATGGGCGATCGGGTGTATGTCAATAATCTTTTAGGTACTGTAGTTGGGGTGACACCTCAAGGAAATTTACGAGTTGATTTAGAAACACATGATACAAAGGAACTAATTACACCGGAAATTTATATTCAACCCGGTACAATCAGTTTGGGGTACCATAAATCTTCCGTTTAA